In the Rhinopithecus roxellana isolate Shanxi Qingling chromosome 16, ASM756505v1, whole genome shotgun sequence genome, GTCTGGGCCGAGGCTCTGAGTGACTTCACTCACTTGCATGGAAAGCAAGGGAGTGAAGAGCTTCCAAAGGAGGCCAAGGGAAGAAAGGACACAGAGAAGGACCAGGTACCAGAGCCAGAGGGGCAGCTGGAGGAGCAGCCAGCACTGGAGGTGGTGGAACAAGTGAGACCAAGAAGCTGGTGGGGAGTGCggaggggtgggagtgggggcttTACTGTGTGTCCGGGCAGCGGTGGGGATGGTGGGGGCAGCCATGAGTAGTGTGGCTGTGGGTTCAGGGGATGTGCGCTTGACTGtcagctccgcctccctgggagATTGTGTGAGAGCACAGGGGCTTCTCTCACAGGCTTCTACCTATTCCATGGATGACAGGGACCCTCGCAAGTTCTTCATGTCAGGTGAGAGCTGGGGGTTAGGATAAGAGGTGTGGGGAGGCCCCAGGATGCCTTGGCTCAGTGTCCCCATCCCCAGGCTTCACCGACTATGTGCCCCGCGCCCGCTTCTTCTTCGGCTCCAGCTTTCCTGTGCTCAGCAACCAGGCACTGCAGGAATTTGGGCAGAAGCACTCACCAGGCAGTGCCCAGAAGGACCCCAAATATCTCCCCCCACTTCCCAGGACATACCCTCAGAACCTGGGTCTTTTACCTAACTATGGGGGCTATGTGCCAGGTGAGAAGAGCCCTCAGGGAGGCTTTGGGGACTGGAATGTTTGTGTGGgtatgggggtggggtggggtggtttGTGGGGGTTGGAACTAATAGATATGGGAGGGCTCAGATCATGTGGTTCAGCTTTATCATTaggcagaaaaggaaactgaggtagcTACCCACAGTGAGGAGTTCAGATTTTAGAGGGTCGTTTGGAGGTCTAGCCAACTGGCTGAGAATTAATGGCTTTGCCATGCCACTGGCTACACATGACACTCTCTTGGCCACACAGGGTGTAAGTTCCAGTTTGGCCACACATTTGGCCATCTCACCCATGATGCTCTGGGCCTCAGCACCTTCCAGAAGCAGCTCTTGGCTTAGGCCCCTGGACATCAAGTTCCCTTCCCTTTTCATCCTATCCCAGCCATCCTTTTGGAAGCGAGAAAGGTGGGTGGGAGGAGCACAAAGAGAAAATGGTCTGGAGGCTGAGCACCTTTTTTattaataggtataataaataaataaataaatacataaacagacACCTgggctcctcctccctcttctgaTGACCAGGCACTGGCCATAGCCTATTTACAGCTGGGGGGCTTTGGGATCTGGACCCAATACTGTTACCCATCCTCATCTCCACCTGGCCTAGGGAACCCTGTAGATGGCTTTCCAGGCCACTCGCCTCCAGGGGGACTTGCTTGTCTTCACCCATGGAAAGGTTGACCCAGACGGGCCAGGGAAATCCTGGCATCCCAGTGCTGCGTCCCGTCCCTCCTTTCCTGGGTGGAGGTCTGGACGAGGTCACTGGGGCAGTTAAGGGGGCGTAATTAATACTGAGCACAGGGAGCAGGTGCCAGCACAGGGATACGTGGCCCCAGCTCTCAGTCTACTCTGCAGCCAAGCCAATGGCTTGGGAAGGGCTCTCGGGCTCTGAGTCTAGGGGTTATGAGGGTCCCTGAGGCCACCAGCATGCACAGGGCCTCAGTTTTGGCTGCTTCCAGGGGTTGGACTTGGAGTTGGGGTCAATGTCACGTAGGCCAGGGGCACCAGGCCAGAGTCAGGGCCACGGCTGCAGCGCAGCCAGTCTCCTCCAGCTCGCCCCAGCACTCGTAGGATGTCTCCTTTGTGGAAGCTCAGCTGTCCAGGGCCGGTGGCCAGGTGGTGACACAGTGCCTGCACCTCACTGGAGAAACAGCACATGGAGGTCAGAGAAACCCCATCAAAAGCCAACTGCAGTCCCTCAGCCCTTCTATTTCCCCAGGCTCACCATGGAGggctggagggcagggctggagaGTGTGGCTCCTGCAGGCTCTCCTTGGGCTCTGGCTCCCGGCGGGCACCCACTGTCTGTGCCACTAGTTGGAACATGGACTTGTCCAGGCTCAGCCAGTCCGAGGGGAGCCTAGGGACAGCAGCTGGACTCAGGCTCTGCCCATGCCCTGGCTTACAGCAGGCTCCCTACTCCCTCCATCCCTACCATGGGCAGGCTCTCACCTGTTTGTGGGCCGGGCCTCCCGCTGGGCTTTTCGGGAGCCAAAGAGGTGTCCCCACTTGATGCCTCCAGGTGAAGGCTCTGAGGCCCCTTCCTCATTTTCTGCTGGTGGGGCAGCAGGCCCTTCCCTCTCCCGACTGCGCCTCAGCTCAGCCAGCACAGAGTCAGGGGGGCTCCCCATCCAGAAGGGCCAGCCCCTTTCCCGGCCCAGGGCCTCCTCAGAGGCAGGGCAGGCCTCAGCCCCCTCCACTACTCCCTCTCGGGGTGGTGGA is a window encoding:
- the FAM166B gene encoding protein FAM166B isoform X4, with the protein product MAVASTFIPGLNPQNAHYIPGYTGHCPLLRFSMGQTYGQVTGQLLRDPPGLAWSPVHRTLLPPIQPPRSPEVPRESLPLRHGHERLSSSMIPGYTGFVPRAQFIFAKNCSQVWAEALSDFTHLHGKQGSEELPKEAKGRKDTEKDQVPEPEGQLEEQPALEVVEQASTYSMDDRDPRKFFMSGFTDYVPRARFFFGSSFPVLSNQALQEFGQKHSPGSAQKDPKYLPPLPRTYPQNLGLLPNYGGYVPGCKFQFGHTFGHLTHDALGLSTFQKQLLA
- the FAM166B gene encoding protein FAM166B isoform X1, which produces MAGQDDSGEWVSLCCRYTGHCPLLRFSMGQTYGQVTGQLLRDPPGLAWSPVHRTLLPPIQPPRSPEVPRESLPLRHGHERLSSSMIPGYTGFVPRAQFIFAKNCSQVWAEALSDFTHLHGKQGSEELPKEAKGRKDTEKDQVPEPEGQLEEQPALEVVEQASTYSMDDRDPRKFFMSGFTDYVPRARFFFGSSFPVLSNQALQEFGQKHSPGSAQKDPKYLPPLPRTYPQNLGLLPNYGGYVPGDGFLDMTPKPQVTKEKT
- the FAM166B gene encoding protein FAM166B isoform X3 gives rise to the protein MAVASTFIPGLNPQNAHYIPGYTGHCPLLRFSMGQTYGQVTGQLLRDPPGLAWSPVHRTLLPPIQPPRSPEVPRESLPLRHGHERLSSSMIPGYTGFVPRAQFIFAKNCSQVWAEALSDFTHLHGKQGSEELPKEAKGRKDTEKDQVPEPEGQLEEQPALEVVEQASTYSMDDRDPRKFFMSAFLCSATRHCRNLGRSTHQAVPRRTPNISPHFPGHTLRTWVFYLTMGAMCQGVSSSLATHLAISPMMLWASAPSRSSSWLRPLDIKFPSLFILSQPSFWKRERWVGGAQRENGLEAEHLFY
- the FAM166B gene encoding protein FAM166B isoform X2, which produces MAGQDDSGEWVSLCCRYTGHCPLLRFSMGQTYGQVTGQLLRDPPGLAWSPVHRTLLPPIQPPRSPEVPRESLPLRHGHERLSSSMIPGYTGFVPRAQFIFAKNCSQVWAEALSDFTHLHGKQGSEELPKEAKGRKDTEKDQVPEPEGQLEEQPALEVVEQASTYSMDDRDPRKFFMSAFLCSATRHCRNLGRSTHQAVPRRTPNISPHFPGHTLRTWVFYLTMGAMCQVMVS